One window of Saccharopolyspora phatthalungensis genomic DNA carries:
- the rapZ gene encoding RNase adapter RapZ: MTEEQSGIEVAVVSGLSGAGRSTAAKCLEDLGWFVVDNLPPELIATMVELGARSSGAVTRVAVVMDVRSRAFTEDLGAVIKDLDARGYKPKVLFLEATDEVLIRRFEQVRRGHPLQGEGRLADGIAAERSLLSRLRSEADLVLDTTSLSVHQLRAKIEDTFGTEASTRTRVAVLSFGYKYGLPMDADLVMDCRFLPNPFWIPELREFNGLDDEVRNYVLGQEGAEEFLQSYQQLLRLVGAGYHREGKRYLTLALGCTGGKHRSVALAEELARRLAGDDGMMVKTVHRDLGRE, encoded by the coding sequence GTGACTGAGGAGCAGTCGGGCATCGAGGTCGCCGTGGTCAGCGGCCTGTCCGGGGCGGGGCGCAGCACCGCGGCCAAATGCCTGGAAGACCTGGGCTGGTTCGTGGTGGACAACCTGCCGCCGGAGCTGATCGCCACGATGGTGGAGCTGGGCGCGCGTTCCAGCGGCGCGGTCACCCGTGTCGCGGTGGTGATGGACGTGCGCAGCCGCGCGTTCACCGAGGACCTTGGCGCGGTCATCAAGGACCTCGACGCCCGCGGCTACAAGCCGAAGGTGCTGTTCCTGGAGGCCACCGACGAGGTGCTGATCCGCCGCTTCGAGCAGGTGCGGCGCGGGCACCCGTTGCAGGGCGAGGGGCGGCTGGCCGACGGGATCGCCGCGGAGCGGTCGCTGCTGTCCAGGCTGCGGTCCGAGGCCGACCTGGTCCTGGACACCACCAGCCTTTCGGTGCACCAGCTGCGCGCCAAGATCGAGGACACCTTCGGCACCGAGGCGAGCACCCGCACGCGGGTCGCCGTGCTGTCCTTCGGATACAAGTACGGTCTGCCGATGGACGCCGACCTGGTGATGGACTGCCGGTTCCTGCCGAACCCGTTCTGGATCCCGGAACTGCGCGAGTTCAACGGACTCGATGACGAGGTCCGCAACTACGTCCTCGGTCAGGAGGGTGCGGAGGAGTTCCTGCAGAGCTACCAGCAGCTGTTGCGGTTGGTCGGGGCGGGCTACCACCGCGAGGGCAAGCGCTACCTGACACTGGCGCTGGGGTGCACCGGCGGCAAGCACCGCAGTGTGGCATTGGCCGAGGAGCTGGCCCGCCGCCTGGCCGGGGACGACGGGATGATGGTCAAGACGGTGCACCGGGACCTGGGGCGCGAGTGA